In Chrysemys picta bellii isolate R12L10 chromosome 4, ASM1138683v2, whole genome shotgun sequence, the sequence ctgcctgccatgtctggacccgcggtaagttcgaactaaggtacttcgaattcagctacgttattaacgtagctgaatttgcgtaccttagtttgaagtggggggttagtgtggaccaggccttagtgacatAGTACATGACACTTTCACAGATGGACGCAAATATTAAGACACCATCAAACAACCACCATTTCCAGttttctttcctctgcttccttcttccctttgttCATTCCGTGACCACAAGTCCTCCAATTTCTGTCCTCCCTATTACCAGCTCTGCACTCCATCACAACGTTGACCAATGCCTACCTTTTCTTGGGCTCTGTCCTCTCTTCCTTCAAATGAAttaattttttccttttcctcaaCACACACATGCCACTTACTCTTGAGCCTACTTTGTTCCAATTACCATTCCATTTTCAAGTCACAATTTCTCCCCTATCTTACCCAGCACTCTATTATCTGTCCTTTCTGCTTTGGTCATTCTACCAAGAGAGCTCTCATTTAAGTTCTTAATGACTTGTGGCTAACCTTTCACTTCTAATTTTATCTTATTTGGCTTATCAGCCATTTTAGAAAACCTGGGCTGCTCTTCTTTCATTGCTTCTACACATGTGGTTTTCTAACTCTGCACTCCAATGGTTCTTTTGCTGATCTTTAGATATCATGATCTGCCTTGCAACACAGATTAAGAAACTTCAGCAAAGTCTTAGCTCCAACAGGTTTTATAAAAGTGCAAGTTTCAAATAATACCAGAGCAATATTAGAAAAAtgataatatataaaaataacacaCACGAACTGATCTTAGTCTTACATTAGGGTTATAAATCTAAAAGCTCAAAAGTCagggagttaaaaaaaattaaggttctTGTGAACAGGTTCACATAGTCCATCTTGTATAGCATTTTTTGTATATCTTTaacataaatattaatattaatgtgCACTTGTAAAAGTAACACAAATAGGAAATAAAAGCTATAGGTATTGTGGTCAACCTAATGTTACTATAAGAACCTTATTTTGTTCTTTGTTAGATTTCAGCATTTACATTTGTAActttaatatttcattaatgtacacatttgtatttaatttccctGCTTTTTTCCAGAAAGAAAGAGAATCAGCAGGAGGAATCAAGAACTACAGGGCATGAGGATCCTGCAAGCTTCACTGCAGATGAGATATTTTAATCATTCTAAAGCTGGAGGAATTCCAGCCAGTCCGACACTTAAGAGCATAGAGCCAGgtgctagattctcagctggtataaatcagagcaactacactgaagtcaataatttataccagctgaggatccagccccaGGAATAGAAATCTATTACCAAATACTTACTGTGCGGAGTAGTAGATATCTCTATTCACATTGCAAAATGTAACACTGAAAAAATTATCAGAACATTATTCCTGTCTCTACCTTTAATTATTTTAGTCACTTCTctctatacatatacacacacaaacactctaAAGCATGTACCGTAGGGGATGAAGGGGCGGTCACTTGGTGGATGCAGCAGAAAATGTTTCTCGCCAGAAATCACACAGTACAAGTTCTCGTAGTGATCTTTATGTACTAGGATTGAGAAAGAAGAAAAGCACCACATCACAAACTCTGGATCACAAACTGTAGCAAACTGAAAGTGACAACTCTTATTGGCAGTGATAGGCTGCTTCTTCCTCTTGGGCCAGAGGAGAAAGAAGTAATAATGAAATAATATTTCATAAGTATGCAGCACTTTTTATCAAAAAGGATTCCAAATCACTTCACCAGCAACATACAGAGAGCACCACAGAAAAACagtcacttctggggtggaacctGGCAAGCAACCTGCACAGAAACACATTGAACAAGTTTGAGGGCAGGCAGGAATTTTGGCTAGTGCCTCCTCTTATGAACATGTCCTGAGATCTTCAATGTCCAAGGAGAGCAGACATTACCTCAGTTTTTAAAGTCTCATCCAAAATACCCCCATACAGAGCAAATTGCAAGGTTCTCAATCTACCTCAGAAGAATAAAGGGTTGAGTCAATCATTCCGGGAACTGAAACTGATTCCAGAGAGTAAATGTATTTCAAACTTGATGACGACACCACTAAACCATCCATTTCTGCTCCGCTCTAAACTCAAAATCTCACAGAAAAAAGAGATGGCTAGGacaaaaacagagaaaaacagGAGGCGCCATACCACCTCAGACCAGTGATCTACCAAGTCCAATATCCAATGTACTGTATGGGAGTTACTAATAAACTTCAGAAGAAGAGGAAAACACCCCTAATGTTATTAATTGTGCAAATTAATTTTACTAGGGAAGGGAAAATCCTGACACTTATAGCAATTAGTCTGAACTATTAAGCACGAGACTGAAATTTTATTGCTTTACTTTAAACCAAGGTCCAAGATTTATGGGGCAGAAATCTTCAGTATTCCACCTGAAACAATAAGCCAGATGCACATACAGATACATCAGCCAAGTGCTGGGACAAGGTGGGTAGGAAGAAAGATCATTACATATGAAGACCTATCCATTAGGAGTCCACAAAGAGACCCACCCCCTTGCCCCTCAAAACAAGTATGTCAAAATCTGAGCTGAGGGCACATACAAGACCTGACAGCATCATATGCTACGCACAGGATGTCACAGCAGCAGACTCGCCAAGCCAGAAATTCACAGCATCGGGCTTCTTTCCtgcaagaggaggaagaggaagtaattttcaacagaaaatttcaATATTATGTTTAAAGAGCCGCAGACGAAGATTTTTCTGCCAACTCAGTTTGTTTATATTCTCCACGCACCTCAGTAAATACGTCAGCCTTGATTGCTAATAGCTAATAATTATGAGCTCCTTCTAGACTGAAGGCTGTCGCAGTGACCCATTGTACTAACTGATGGAGCATTATTCATCCCCAAGGCTGTGCTTATGACCTTCAGTTCACAATTTCTGGAGACCTGTGTCCCCAATATATAGCTCAAATCACAAACTAGCATTTCATGTACCAAAACCCCAAAGGGGTCAGGAGAACCACATTAAAAGGAATGAATTATGCTCTAGAAGTAAAGTCAGCTGTAACGAATAATCCTTTACTACCATAAGCAAGCACCTTCAACTGCACAACAAGGGGCAGAAAGGTAATATTAAAGCAGCACTCTAGAGTACGGTCTATAATAGGCTTTAAAAAAATTCCCCTTTTGCTATCAGTTTAGCTCCACAGGTGGTAGCAACGTCATGagcagtagtgtagacaggtccccaGGAAGCCACCAACATTTTTGCCACTTGTGGATGAAAATGAGGTATATTAATACAATGGCACAGTTTCACACTCTATGAACCCAGTAGGCAAGCAAGCTGTTTTGGAGTCCTCCAATCCAAAGGGCAAGGTTAGGCTATTTTACTAGCTCCCTCCTTCCTGAGTTGACAAATAAACATGTAAACATCACAGAAGTTTAAAGTGCTATACAAGTATTCACTGATTGCTGGGGGTGTTTACCGAGTGCCTCACTCATCCATGGTACTTCAGGCTCCACATCACCTAAAAGTTCAGGGAACTCCTCAGTCAGGTTTGAACACTGTTTCTGCACATAGAACACACTTGGAGAGATCACTTTCTTCTCCACAATGTCCAGGAAGTTGCTGAAAAGCATGTGCCGCTCCTCTGGCATGACAAACCGGTCCTGATAAACAGCATCGGCATAACCAtttggtgtcactgccacactcaccatcTTGGAGCCTGCTACCTTCCTGCAAAATATATCTGAGGTTCAGAGCCAATCGAGGAATCTACAAACATATACTTTAGAtagcttttttaaaatcacattttgcTGTGTGGATGCACCGAGAAATCCTCTCTCTTTGACATAAAAGTTTCAATCACTGAATTATTTCATGTCCAcacccagtttttttttaaaacaagagatgcttaagtgtttttttttttttttaataatcataattaatgccaccagggctggctcaggCAATGCTGCCAAACCTACAGCCACAGAAAAACCACCCCAATCAGAATAGGATGAAATGCCAGCATGTTTCTGCTCATGCGCCACAGTCACAAGGTGTGCAGCATGGCCTGCTTTGTGCTGAATGAGCGCTGTAGTGAAAATCTGAGTCTGCTGGGGAATCAAGACATCACTATCTATTGCAGCCCTGACTGGGGCACTCTGCATGTTCCTCCTGTTTAACAAGCCTCCAAAcactattttcctctctctctgcccccctccgcTCCCCCACAAGTTCTGGCACACAAAACCAAATCTCCCATAGCCTTTAATGGAACTAAGTACAGTACAGTAGTTGGGGGAAGAAAGTAACTTCTGAattttgggcgctgcagctgGGATGCCCAATAGAAGTCTTCACATAGGATCCCAGGTTCATTTGAGCCAGTCTtatcaataattaaaaaaaaccaaaacaacaagaAGCTCTCTTCTGATGGTTTTTAATGTTCAGCTGAGCTACTGCCTAGCTTCAAAGCGGATTCCTACCTGAGATAAGTTAACGTCCACTTCTTCAGAGCTGGCCAGTGACCAAAGGCATTCCGAATTATACATGGCTTGTTTGGACACACCCATTCCCGATAAAATTCCAGCGGAGACAGAAGGCTATCTAGGTATGGCACTGATTCCATCAGTCCCAACTCTGcccaggcaaagaaaaaaaatcaatcttacGGAAGTCTTGAAAGCAGTCCAGGCCACTTTAAACCATCTCTACACTGTTCTAATCAGTTTTAAAACACGTTAGAAAgtttccccagtgtagacaggaccATGGAGACTATACATCCCTACATGCAGTGCTCCAGCTTAGAACTGGTCATGCTGTATGCTGGAACCTGTAGTCTCCAGGTGTCAAAACCCTACATATTGATGAGGTGGTCTCCACTGTCAGACTCCTCATATGCAAAGCCACACAACAGGTTGAAACAAGTTGTGGTCAATCAGTTGCTGTGATTCATCTCCCATGTGATAATACTTCATACAGATAAAAGACCATGTGAAGCTGAAAGAAGGAAACAGCACCAATGGCATcaaaaggggtagccatgttagtctggatctgtaaaagcagcaaagagtcctgtggcaccttacagactaacagacgtatgtatgcatccgaagaagtgggtattcacccacgaaagctcatgctcctatacgtctgttagtctataagatgccacaggactctttgctgcttttacagcacCAATAGTGGGGCTCATACAACAAAGATGCCTAGAGATAGCCTCACCTTCTGAAACATTCAGCACCTCTAATCAGGCAACTTTCATTTAGGCGCCTAAATGTAACATAGAGACCTGCCTTTAAGGCCATTTTCCAAATTGGGTGCCCAAATATCATTACTGTCTacacaaataaatatataatacatgCTCTGCTGtcaaataaatctttagttatgttttttttaatttagagatTACACTAAATCAAAAGCAGAACATAGGAGAACCATCTCTAAACAATGTTTTTCAAAGTTCCCCACATGGTGCCATTGGATCTTTAGCAGTGTCCTGCAACAGATTTTTTAACAGTTGGATTTGTGCACTGCTTTGCTTCTCTACGACATATGACAAAGGCCCCAAAggtgtccccccccccttccttttctGCTAAGTTTGTACTTTTGGTAGCGTCAGGAATGTAAAGTCTGGTCTTCCCTGATCTTGCTGCAAGACTTCGGGGGGGCTCGGAGAGGTTTATTATTGGCTCTCACACCTTCACTAACGGGTCAGGGGGTGTCCATAGAATCACAGGGCCGCAACGGTCACCAAATCCGAGTCTTTCTCCGAAGTGTTCACTGGGCACTGCGGCGAAGGGAGGGTGACGGACAACAAACCCCCCCGCGCGCGCGCGTTGGGCTGCTCCCCCCTACTAGCGCTCCACAGCCCGCCCCTCTCAATCTCCCGCCAGGCGAGGCGAGGCGAAGCACGGCACGAGCACGCCCCTCCCCCTTTGCAGGGAGCCCCGGGATGGCGGGGCCGAGCCACCAgagagctcccagcccccctcaggCCGATGGCAGCCGATCAGAGCCCAGCTCGCTCGCGCTCACCCCGGGCCTCCGCCGGGAACGCCACCAGACACCTTCGCACCGCCCGCAGCGCTCGCAGCGCTggtgcctccccttccccacccgcaCCGGCCATCCCTGAGCAGCCGCTGCCGCCAGCCGGCCGTACTGACGCAAGCTGTGACGCAGTCACGCACCTCGACGCAACGTGCCACTCGGcggttactgagcatgctcagtaacatctgctgaagccgctGCCCTCGCTCTGCTCTTACTGGGGATTCCACGTGCTTAAGGGGGCAGGGTCTGCGCAGGATCAACAGAGTGCACGCGCGGGTCAAACAGCTGGAGGCAGGTGAAGGACCGGGGCCAAGGGGCAGGTGCTGGGTTTGGGGATGGgctgccaggctggggcagaggggatagagttaccccagctggggtgagcCCTCTGCCCTGGTTGCAAAAGGAGGGCGCATCTCAGCACCCGTTTCCCAGGGCTGTGTTGTTAAGGTGCAGCCTCCTGCCTCGGATTGAGCTGCTAAGGGAGAGCGGCCAT encodes:
- the JMJD7 gene encoding bifunctional peptidase and (3S)-lysyl hydroxylase JMJD7 isoform X1, which encodes MAGAGGEGEAPALRALRAVRRCLVAFPAEARELGLMESVPYLDSLLSPLEFYREWVCPNKPCIIRNAFGHWPALKKWTLTYLRKVAGSKMVSVAVTPNGYADAVYQDRFVMPEERHMLFSNFLDIVEKKVISPSVFYVQKQCSNLTEEFPELLGDVEPEVPWMSEALGKKPDAVNFWLGESAAVTSLHKDHYENLYCVISGEKHFLLHPPSDRPFIPYELYLPATYCISEDGSFQVVDEKAADKVPWIPLDPLNPDLEQYPEYAQARPLRCTVKAGEMLYLPSLWFHHVQQSHGCIAVNYWYDMEYDLKYSYYQLLDSLTKAVTLV
- the JMJD7 gene encoding bifunctional peptidase and (3S)-lysyl hydroxylase JMJD7 isoform X2; amino-acid sequence: MESVPYLDSLLSPLEFYREWVCPNKPCIIRNAFGHWPALKKWTLTYLRKVAGSKMVSVAVTPNGYADAVYQDRFVMPEERHMLFSNFLDIVEKKVISPSVFYVQKQCSNLTEEFPELLGDVEPEVPWMSEALGKKPDAVNFWLGESAAVTSLHKDHYENLYCVISGEKHFLLHPPSDRPFIPYELYLPATYCISEDGSFQVVDEKAADKVPWIPLDPLNPDLEQYPEYAQARPLRCTVKAGEMLYLPSLWFHHVQQSHGCIAVNYWYDMEYDLKYSYYQLLDSLTKAVTLV